A genomic window from Vagococcus entomophilus includes:
- the frr gene encoding ribosome recycling factor — MLENVIKEAKDRMKKAEQSLQRELGQIRAGRANASLLDRINVEYYGAPTPLNQLAQINIPEARILMVTPFDKNSIGDIEKAIMMSDIGISPTNDGNVIRLVIPQLTEERRKELAKDVKKVAENSKIAVRNIRRDAIDSLKKAEKNKEITEDDLRELEKEVQNVTDASIKSIDDITAEKEKELLEV, encoded by the coding sequence ATGTTAGAAAACGTGATAAAAGAAGCGAAAGACAGAATGAAAAAAGCTGAACAAAGTTTGCAACGAGAATTAGGTCAAATTCGTGCAGGACGCGCGAATGCAAGCTTGCTAGATCGTATAAATGTTGAATATTACGGTGCGCCAACTCCGCTGAATCAATTGGCTCAAATCAATATTCCAGAAGCACGTATCTTAATGGTCACACCATTTGATAAAAATTCAATTGGCGATATCGAAAAAGCGATTATGATGAGTGATATTGGGATCAGCCCAACGAACGATGGGAATGTGATTCGTTTGGTCATCCCGCAACTTACGGAAGAGCGTCGCAAAGAATTAGCGAAAGATGTAAAAAAAGTGGCAGAAAACTCCAAGATTGCGGTTCGTAATATCCGTCGTGATGCGATTGACAGTTTAAAGAAAGCTGAAAAAAACAAAGAAATTACCGAAGATGATTTACGTGAGCTAGAAAAAGAAGTCCAAAATGTAACGGATGCCAGCATTAAGTCAATTGATGATATTACAGCTGAAAAAGAAAAAGAATTATTAGAAGTTTAA
- a CDS encoding phosphatidate cytidylyltransferase: MKQRVITAVVALCLFIPIIVYGGWAIQLTGALLAAVGVYELFRMKGLDIVSLEGVLAIVGAVLLVLPKSPWFALFPSSVTNETLFYLIVMLFLGISVFSKNTYTLDEAAFPVLVTLYVGTGFQNFVAARQNGAHGLVTLLYALFVVWSTDIGAYQIGRMYGKNKLAPSISPNKTIEGSIGGIVCAVIVSIIYFLLYPTNEFFQHGFLTMIVLTILFSIVGQLGDLVESAYKRHYGVKDSGNILPGHGGILDRFDSLLFVFPIMHLFGIF, translated from the coding sequence ATGAAACAACGAGTAATAACAGCGGTTGTAGCACTATGCTTATTTATCCCAATTATTGTGTATGGAGGTTGGGCGATTCAGCTCACAGGAGCTCTTTTGGCTGCTGTAGGTGTGTATGAACTATTTAGAATGAAAGGGCTGGATATCGTAAGTCTTGAAGGCGTACTTGCTATTGTTGGAGCAGTTTTACTGGTACTACCAAAATCTCCTTGGTTTGCCCTTTTTCCTAGTAGCGTAACGAATGAGACCCTTTTTTATCTTATTGTGATGTTGTTTTTGGGGATTTCAGTATTTTCAAAAAATACGTATACGTTGGATGAAGCCGCTTTTCCCGTTTTGGTGACCCTGTACGTAGGGACTGGTTTTCAAAACTTTGTTGCAGCACGTCAGAATGGTGCTCATGGATTAGTTACTTTGCTCTACGCATTATTTGTAGTTTGGTCAACGGATATCGGGGCCTATCAAATTGGTAGGATGTACGGCAAAAACAAACTTGCTCCGAGTATATCTCCTAATAAGACCATTGAAGGATCAATTGGTGGAATAGTTTGCGCAGTTATTGTAAGTATTATTTATTTCCTTTTGTACCCTACAAATGAGTTCTTCCAACATGGATTCTTGACAATGATCGTCTTAACCATTTTATTTTCAATTGTTGGACAGCTGGGAGATTTGGTTGAATCGGCCTACAAACGTCATTATGGGGTGAAAGATTCTGGCAATATATTACCTGGACATGGTGGGATTTTGGATCGATTTGACAGCTTATTGTTCGTATTTCCGATTATGCATTTGTTTGGTATTTTCTAA
- a CDS encoding 1-deoxy-D-xylulose-5-phosphate reductoisomerase: MKRIALLGATGSIGASTIEVVCSYPEEFKIVSFSFYRNLEKGKQLIKRLLPQFVAVATEKEALALSKEFPNVQFGFGLSGLVTAATMSEVTMVLTAVSGSIGLVPTLEAIKAHKEIALANKETLVMGGDLVMQAAKEHKVRILPVDSEHSAIFQCLQGNPRENVSELLITASGGSFRDYSRAELKNVGVKEALCHPNWSMGKKITIDSATMMNKGLEVIEAHWLFQMEYDKIKVILHKESLIHSMIVFKDGAYLAQLGASDMREPIQYALTYPKRVEIKQATPFDLTTIEALHFEKMSFERFPLLKVAFEAGRAGGTLPSVMNAANEVAVEAFLNQKIRYLSIEKYVQEAMMKHQNHPIPSLETLLEVDRQTRVMVNEWIKKGLFE, encoded by the coding sequence ATGAAAAGAATTGCGTTATTAGGTGCTACAGGCTCGATTGGAGCAAGTACAATTGAAGTAGTTTGTTCGTATCCTGAAGAATTTAAAATCGTCAGTTTTTCTTTTTATCGAAATCTGGAAAAAGGCAAGCAGCTCATCAAACGCTTGCTGCCTCAATTTGTAGCAGTTGCAACGGAGAAAGAAGCACTTGCTTTGTCTAAAGAATTCCCAAATGTGCAATTTGGTTTTGGACTATCGGGCTTAGTGACTGCTGCAACGATGTCAGAGGTGACGATGGTGTTGACTGCTGTCAGTGGCAGCATTGGACTTGTCCCGACGTTAGAGGCCATAAAAGCCCACAAAGAAATTGCCCTTGCTAACAAGGAGACCCTAGTTATGGGTGGGGATCTGGTGATGCAAGCCGCAAAAGAACATAAGGTCAGAATTTTACCTGTGGATAGCGAGCATTCAGCGATTTTTCAATGCTTGCAAGGAAACCCTCGTGAGAATGTTTCAGAACTGCTGATTACGGCATCAGGAGGTAGCTTTCGAGACTATTCAAGAGCAGAGCTTAAAAATGTTGGGGTGAAAGAAGCGCTGTGTCATCCCAATTGGTCAATGGGTAAAAAGATCACAATTGATTCTGCTACGATGATGAACAAAGGATTAGAGGTCATTGAGGCGCATTGGCTGTTTCAAATGGAATATGATAAAATCAAAGTAATACTGCATAAAGAAAGCCTGATTCATTCTATGATTGTATTCAAAGATGGGGCTTATTTAGCGCAATTAGGTGCCAGTGATATGCGTGAACCGATTCAATATGCCTTAACCTATCCCAAACGAGTGGAGATTAAACAAGCAACTCCGTTTGATTTAACGACAATTGAGGCACTTCATTTTGAAAAAATGAGCTTTGAGCGATTTCCTTTGTTAAAAGTCGCTTTTGAAGCAGGTCGTGCAGGAGGGACGTTGCCATCTGTGATGAATGCGGCAAATGAAGTAGCAGTTGAAGCCTTTTTAAATCAAAAAATTCGCTACTTATCAATCGAAAAATACGTACAAGAAGCAATGATGAAGCATCAAAATCATCCTATTCCCTCACTAGAGACATTGCTTGAAGTAGATAGACAAACAAGAGTTATGGTCAATGAATGGATCAAGAAAGGACTGTTTGAATGA
- the rseP gene encoding RIP metalloprotease RseP: protein MKTIITFIIVFGVIVVVHEFGHFFFAKRSGILVREFAIGMGPKIFSHRRNGTTYTIRILPLGGYVRMAGAGEEEESITPGMPVAIELNEQNIVKKINTSKKVTLPNSIPMEVSYADLEEKLVITGLVNGQEEMTTYQVDHDATIIEEDGTEVQIAPKDVQFQSAKLYQRMLTNFAGPMNNFILGIVLFALLAFLQGGIPDSTQAVIGSVIKDQPAAQAGLKVGDKVKKVDGKKIASYEEFTTIIQKNPSKTVVLEVERNHEQKSIQLTPKATKENNQTVGKIGVTNAIVVEKASVFAKIKYGFTAAFSSSLAIFKALGNLFNHFSLNKLGGPVMIFKLSSNVASQGAIAIISFMAMLSMNLGIMNLLPIPALDGGKLVLNIFEGLRGKPLSQEKEGMLTLVGAGILVVLMVLVTWNDITRFFF, encoded by the coding sequence ATGAAAACAATTATTACATTTATTATTGTATTTGGTGTCATTGTTGTTGTGCATGAGTTTGGTCACTTTTTCTTTGCAAAACGTTCGGGGATTCTTGTACGAGAATTTGCAATTGGGATGGGGCCGAAGATTTTTTCACATCGAAGAAATGGGACAACGTATACAATTCGTATTTTACCTTTAGGAGGGTACGTGCGGATGGCTGGTGCTGGTGAAGAGGAAGAAAGCATTACTCCTGGTATGCCAGTAGCAATAGAGCTAAATGAGCAAAATATTGTCAAAAAGATTAATACGAGTAAAAAAGTGACATTACCTAATAGCATTCCAATGGAAGTGTCATATGCTGATTTGGAAGAAAAGCTGGTGATCACTGGTCTTGTAAATGGTCAAGAAGAAATGACCACGTATCAAGTCGATCACGATGCAACAATCATTGAAGAGGATGGAACAGAAGTTCAAATTGCCCCCAAAGATGTTCAATTTCAATCAGCAAAACTCTATCAAAGAATGCTAACTAACTTTGCTGGACCGATGAATAACTTTATTTTAGGCATTGTTTTGTTTGCTCTTTTAGCCTTTTTACAAGGGGGAATTCCAGATAGTACGCAAGCTGTGATTGGTTCGGTGATTAAAGATCAACCCGCTGCACAAGCAGGACTTAAAGTAGGCGATAAAGTCAAAAAAGTTGATGGAAAAAAAATTGCTTCTTATGAGGAATTTACGACGATTATTCAGAAAAATCCAAGTAAAACAGTTGTACTAGAGGTTGAGCGAAACCATGAGCAAAAAAGCATTCAACTAACGCCAAAAGCAACGAAAGAAAATAACCAAACGGTTGGAAAAATTGGGGTAACAAATGCAATTGTAGTTGAAAAAGCCTCGGTCTTTGCTAAAATAAAATATGGCTTTACGGCAGCTTTTTCTAGTTCATTGGCAATTTTTAAAGCACTTGGTAACTTGTTTAATCATTTTAGTCTAAATAAATTGGGTGGACCAGTAATGATTTTTAAACTATCTTCTAATGTGGCAAGTCAAGGAGCCATTGCCATTATCAGCTTTATGGCGATGCTTAGCATGAACTTAGGTATTATGAATTTATTACCAATTCCTGCTTTAGATGGTGGAAAACTTGTATTAAATATATTTGAAGGGCTACGTGGAAAGCCTCTGAGTCAAGAAAAAGAGGGAATGCTGACACTTGTTGGTGCGGGAATTTTAGTGGTGTTAATGGTCCTTGTAACTTGGAATGATATCACTCGGTTTTTCTTTTAA
- a CDS encoding proline--tRNA ligase, protein MKQSKILIPTLREVPNDAEVRSHQMLLRAGYIRQVSSGIYAYLPLANRVLEKLKTILREELEKIDAVEMLMPELFPVELWQESGRYETYGPLLMKMKDRNLREFILGPTHEETFTDLIRNEVTSYKRLPLSLYQIQAKYRDEKRPRSGLLRGREFIMKDGYSFHANEASLDESYRDFEKAYMAIFDRCGLNYRAIIGDGGAMGGKDSKEFMAISEIGEDTICYSTEGDYAANLEMATSLYVSKKSHESLKELEKIETEKVETIAEVSDFLEVDPQKIIKSVLFMADGEPVMVLVRGDHEVNDVKLKNFLGVNFLEPATPEEAAQYTGANFGSIGPVQLDAQIKLYADLHVQDLANAVAGANKTGYHYLNVNPERDFTPLSYEDLRFVQEGDISPDGEGVIKFTKGIEIGHIFKLGTRYSEAMNANVLDENGRSIPVIMGCYGIGVSRLLAAIVEQYADEQGINWPKEISPFDLHLVPVNSKDNEQMLLTQEIETEMAALGYQVLVDDRKERAGVKFADADLIGLPIRITIGKKAKDGIVEVKIRKTGETLEVRKEEIKDTLSILLNQENR, encoded by the coding sequence ATGAAACAGTCAAAAATATTAATTCCTACTCTGCGAGAGGTTCCAAACGATGCAGAAGTAAGAAGTCATCAAATGTTACTAAGAGCAGGATATATTCGTCAAGTATCCAGTGGGATATACGCGTATTTGCCATTAGCCAATCGCGTACTGGAAAAATTAAAAACGATTTTGCGTGAAGAACTTGAAAAAATTGATGCAGTAGAAATGTTGATGCCTGAGCTATTTCCTGTAGAATTATGGCAAGAATCTGGAAGATATGAAACCTATGGTCCGCTTTTGATGAAAATGAAAGATCGGAACTTGCGTGAGTTTATCTTGGGACCGACCCATGAAGAAACCTTTACCGATCTTATTCGAAATGAAGTAACTTCTTATAAACGTCTTCCTTTATCTTTGTATCAAATTCAAGCCAAATATCGTGATGAAAAACGCCCTCGTTCTGGTTTATTAAGAGGGAGAGAATTCATTATGAAAGATGGATATTCTTTTCACGCTAATGAAGCGAGTTTGGATGAGAGTTATCGTGACTTTGAGAAAGCATACATGGCTATTTTTGATCGTTGTGGTCTAAACTATCGGGCCATTATCGGAGATGGCGGAGCGATGGGAGGCAAGGACTCTAAAGAATTTATGGCAATTTCTGAAATTGGGGAAGACACAATCTGCTATTCAACAGAAGGCGATTACGCAGCCAATTTAGAGATGGCGACTTCTTTATATGTCTCTAAAAAGTCACACGAGTCACTCAAAGAATTAGAAAAAATTGAAACCGAAAAAGTGGAAACTATCGCTGAGGTTTCAGACTTCTTGGAAGTAGATCCACAAAAAATTATTAAATCTGTTTTGTTTATGGCAGACGGTGAACCGGTCATGGTTTTAGTACGTGGAGACCATGAAGTTAATGATGTTAAACTTAAAAATTTCTTGGGTGTTAATTTCTTAGAACCCGCTACACCAGAAGAAGCGGCTCAATATACTGGAGCAAACTTCGGTTCGATTGGACCAGTACAACTCGATGCACAAATCAAGCTGTATGCAGATTTGCATGTTCAAGATTTGGCTAACGCCGTTGCAGGAGCAAATAAAACTGGGTATCATTATTTAAATGTTAACCCAGAAAGAGACTTTACACCGCTTTCTTATGAAGATTTACGCTTTGTTCAAGAAGGCGATATCTCACCAGATGGCGAAGGGGTAATCAAGTTTACCAAAGGAATTGAGATTGGACACATCTTTAAGTTAGGGACAAGATATAGTGAGGCGATGAATGCGAACGTTTTAGATGAAAATGGTCGTAGTATTCCTGTCATTATGGGCTGTTACGGAATTGGAGTGAGTCGCTTGCTTGCTGCTATAGTAGAGCAATATGCAGATGAGCAAGGAATTAACTGGCCAAAAGAAATCTCTCCATTTGATTTGCACCTTGTTCCTGTGAATAGTAAAGACAATGAACAGATGCTCCTTACCCAAGAGATTGAAACAGAGATGGCTGCATTAGGCTACCAAGTATTAGTGGATGACCGCAAAGAGCGTGCGGGCGTTAAGTTTGCGGATGCGGACTTGATTGGACTTCCGATTCGCATTACAATTGGGAAAAAAGCGAAAGATGGAATTGTCGAGGTTAAAATAAGAAAAACTGGCGAAACATTAGAAGTGAGAAAAGAAGAAATCAAAGATACCCTTAGTATCCTTTTGAACCAAGAAAATCGTTAG
- a CDS encoding isoprenyl transferase, translating to MFRFFPQKVKYRQQKEDELHFDPNSAIPKHVAVIMDGNGRWAQNRRLPRVAGHKEGMDNVKRITKVASKHGVKVLTLYAFSTENWKRPDDEVNYLMQLPVDFFDTFIPELIEENVKVHVMGYTDYLPEHTQKSVSEAIRQTENNTGMILNFALNYGSRAEMLTAMNRIKADIQAQKLTEDITETVFSSYLMTSSLGEELQDPDLVIRTSGEERISNFLLWQIAYSELYFSEIYWPDFHEQEFLQALASYQKRNRRYGGLNEKKKSESEEK from the coding sequence ATGTTTCGATTTTTTCCTCAAAAAGTAAAATACAGACAACAAAAGGAAGATGAACTACATTTTGATCCGAATTCTGCTATTCCAAAACATGTCGCAGTGATTATGGATGGAAATGGACGTTGGGCACAAAATAGACGATTACCTCGTGTCGCTGGACATAAAGAAGGCATGGATAACGTAAAACGTATTACAAAAGTTGCGAGTAAGCATGGAGTAAAGGTTTTAACGCTTTACGCTTTTTCGACTGAAAATTGGAAAAGACCCGATGATGAGGTCAATTATTTGATGCAGCTTCCAGTAGATTTTTTTGATACCTTTATCCCTGAGCTGATTGAAGAAAATGTCAAAGTTCATGTGATGGGGTATACGGATTATTTGCCTGAACATACTCAAAAGAGTGTCAGCGAAGCGATTAGGCAGACTGAAAATAATACTGGGATGATTTTGAACTTTGCACTTAATTATGGTAGTCGAGCAGAAATGCTCACTGCAATGAATCGTATTAAAGCAGATATTCAAGCTCAAAAGCTAACAGAAGACATTACGGAGACAGTCTTTTCTTCCTATCTTATGACGAGTAGCTTGGGGGAGGAATTACAAGATCCTGACTTGGTTATTCGTACGAGCGGGGAAGAGCGGATTAGTAATTTTTTATTGTGGCAAATTGCATACAGCGAGCTTTACTTTAGTGAAATCTACTGGCCTGACTTTCATGAGCAAGAGTTTTTACAGGCATTGGCTTCTTACCAAAAAAGAAATCGTCGTTACGGCGGATTAAATGAAAAGAAAAAATCTGAAAGCGAGGAAAAATAG